In a single window of the Elaeis guineensis isolate ETL-2024a chromosome 4, EG11, whole genome shotgun sequence genome:
- the LOC140857069 gene encoding wall-associated receptor kinase 3-like, translating to MGEAGRGVRGANPFMGALMLLCHSLFTAVLLIAVTASASVNTLPGCPATCGNVTIPYPFGIGPDCSFPAPGFALSCNDTGNRVHKPFLVNVEFINISLLQAQARIYNQISWQCYNATYAKVSSSTWRLQFIGKPYRFSDTDNKFTVVGCDTLAYIRGQNQNESSYTSGCVSICNSSDSLTNGPCSGIGCCQTSIPKGINYYDVGFDDEFNNSWVWEFNPCSYAVLADADWFKFSTAYITTRELNETNGGRAPMVLDWAIGDETCEVAQRNTTSYACLSKHSDCFNSSNGSGYLCNCSRGYEGNPYLADGCQDIDECTLKDDRYPCNGICTNVPGDYLCTCPTGTKGDPKNGTCNPVLSNLSTSVKLVIGIVTSTSFALLLLLCIVVSMARERRKLIRIKEEYFRRHGGRLLLEEIKSKQGLAFKVFTKEELEQATNNFDKNRILGGGGHGTVYKGILNDNHAVAIKKSKLIDDHQKKEFGKEMVILSQINHRNVVKLLGCCLEVEVPMLVYEFVSNGTLFQLIHDRKRTSHISLDTHLEIALQSAEALAYLHSSASPPILHGDVKSSNILLDDNYHAKVSDFGASMFVPKDETQFATLVQGTCGYLDPEYLQTCQLTDKSDVYSFGVVLLELLTGRKAIYFEGSDEQKSLSSSFLSAMKEDRLLQLLDSHIKNEEDMEVIGEIAELARQCLNVRGEDRPSMKEVADDLDRLRKFKRHPFLQHNSEEIENLLGQPSSYTENEISGYYSIETKAALDIECGR from the exons ATGGGAGAGGCCGGGAGAGGGGTGAGAGGAGCAAACCCATTCATGGGTGCATTGATGCTGCTGTGCCACTCTCTCTTCACAGCAGTACTGCTCATTGCCGTGACTGCGTCGGCGTCGGTCAACACACTTCCTGGCTGCCCAGCGACATGCGGCAACGTTACCATCCCGTACCCATTCGGCATCGGCCCGGACTGCTCATTTCCAGCTCCCGGTTTCGCACTTAGCTGCAACGACACTGGCAATCGCGTCCACAAACCTTTCCTCGTCAACGTCGAGTTCATCAACATATCCTTACTACAAGCCCAGGCTCGCATCTACAATCAGATTTCCTGGCAATGCTACAACGCCACGTACGCCAAAGTGTCGTCCAGCACATGGCGTCTGCAATTCATCGGCAAGCCATACCGGTTCTCCGACACCGATAACAAGTTCACAGTTGTCGGCTGCGACACCCTCGCGTACATCAGGGGGCAGAATCAGAACGAAAGCAGCTACACGAGTGGATGTGTATCGATCTGCAACAGCAGTGACAGCCTGACAAACGGACCCTGCTCCGGCATCGGCTGCTGCCAGACCTCCATCCCCAAGGGAATCAACTACTATGATGTGGGCTTCGATGACGAGTTCAACAACTCCTGGGTGTGGGAATTCAATCCCTGCAGCTACGCCGTTCTGGCCGATGCCGACTGGTTCAAGTTCAGCACGGCTTACATTACTACCCGGGAGCTCAATGAGACGAATGGGGGGCGGGCGCCCATGGTGCTGGACTGGGCCATCGGCGACGAGACGTGCGAGGTCGCGCAGCGCAACACAACTTCCTATGCGTGCCTCAGCAAGCACAGTGACTGTTTTAACTCCTCCAATGGCTCAGGATATCTTTGCAATTGCTCAAGAGGCTACGAAGGCAACCCCTATCTCGCCGACGGATGCCAAG ATATTGACGAGTGCACTCTCAAAGACGATCGGTATCCATGCAATGGGATTTGTACCAACGTACCTGGGGATTACCTTTGCACATGTCCAACAGGCACGAAGGGCGACCCGAAAAATGGAACCTGCAATCCCGTGCTCAGCAATCTTTCCACATCAGTGAAATTGGTTATAG GCATTGTCACCAGCACCAGCTTTGCCCTTCTACTATTACTATGCATTGTCGTTTCCATGGCGCGTGAAAGAAGAAAACTTATCAGGATAAAAGAAGAATACTTTCGGCGACATGGAGGGCGGTTGTTACTTGAAGAGATAAAGTCGAAGCAAGGTCTTGCATTTAAGGTATTCACGAAAGAAGAGCTAGAGCAGGCAACAAACAATTTTGACAAGAACCGAATTCTTGGAGGTGGAGGCCATGGAACTGTTTACAAGGGAATACTCAATGACAATCATGCAGTtgccataaaaaaatcaaaattaattgatGACCACCAGAAGAAGGAATTTGGGAAGGAGATGGTTATTCTTTCTCAGATCAACCATAGGAATGTGGTGAAGCTTTTGGGATGTTGTCTGGAGGTGGAAGTCCCGATGTTGGTTTATGAATTTGTCTCCAATGGAACCTTATTCCAATTAATCCATGACAGGAAGAGGACATCCCACATTTCATTGGATACCCATTTGGAGATTGCTTTACAGTCCGCAGAAGCCCTGGCATACCTACATTCATCAGCTTCACCTCCAATCCTTCATGGAGATGTCAAGTCTTCGAACATACTTTTAGATGACAATTACCATGCAAAGGTGTCGGATTTTGGAGCTTCCATGTTCGTGCCAAAGGATGAAACTCAGTTTGCTACACTAGTTCAAGGGACTTGTGGTTACTTGGATCCCGAATACCTACAAACGTGCCAATTAACCGATAAAAGTGATGTTTATAGTTTCGGTGTAGTCCTTTTGGAGCTTCTCACTGGAAGGAAGGCAATTTATTTTGAAGGATCTGATGAACAAAAGAGCCTCTCATCAAGCTTTTTATCCGCCATGAAGGAGGATCGACTTCTACAGCTTTTGGACAGTCacattaaaaatgaagaggatATGGAGGTGATAGGAGAAATTGCTGAGCTAGCAAGACAATGCCTCAATGTTAGGGGTGAAGATAGGCCTTCAATGAAGGAGGTGGCTGATGATCTAGATCGGTTAAGAAAATTCAAACGGCATCCTTTTTTACAACATAATTCTGAAGAGATTGAGAACTTGCTTGGTCAGCCATCAAGCTACACTGAAAATGAAATCTCTGGGTACTATAGTATCGAAACAAAAGCAGCGCTGGATATAGAATGCGGAAGATGA